In Acidovorax sp. 106, the following proteins share a genomic window:
- a CDS encoding FKBP-type peptidyl-prolyl cis-trans isomerase, whose amino-acid sequence MRVLFALLASLALAPATMAQTAPVTTGSGLVYQSIKDGTGESPKATDTVKVHYKGMFLDGKEFDSSYKRGEPTEFPLNRVIPCWTEGVQRMKPGGKAKLTCPPGIAYGANGAGGVIPPNATLNFEIELISVKR is encoded by the coding sequence ATGCGCGTTCTTTTCGCCTTGCTCGCTTCGCTGGCCCTTGCCCCTGCCACCATGGCGCAGACAGCCCCTGTCACTACCGGCAGCGGTCTGGTGTACCAATCGATCAAAGACGGAACCGGCGAGTCGCCCAAGGCTACCGATACCGTGAAGGTGCATTACAAGGGCATGTTCCTCGATGGCAAGGAGTTCGACAGCTCTTACAAGCGCGGTGAGCCGACCGAGTTTCCGCTCAACCGCGTGATTCCCTGCTGGACCGAAGGCGTGCAGCGAATGAAGCCCGGCGGCAAGGCCAAGCTGACTTGCCCGCCCGGCATTGCCTATGGTGCCAACGGCGCTGGCGGCGTGATTCCACCCAACGCCACGCTGAACTTTGAGATCGAGCTGATTTCTGTGAAGCGCTGA
- the gcvP gene encoding aminomethyl-transferring glycine dehydrogenase has translation MTAALPTSLPLSELENATEFLPRHIGIDAADEAHMLSVIGEASRRALIDSIVPRSIARSSAMDLPPATTEAAALAELKAIAGKNQLLKSFIGQGYYGTHTPGVILRNILENPAWYTAYTPYQAEISQGRMEALVNFQTMVCDLTGMPIANASMLDEATAAAEAMTLAKRSVKSKSNVFVVAGDAHPQTIEVIQTRALPLGIEVKLANSAEEWNTLLAGDYFAVLAQYPSTSGRIDDLRADAETAHAKQAAFIVAADLLALTLITPPGEQGADIVVGTTQRFGMPMGAGGPHAAYMACRDEFKRSMPGRLVGVSVDAHGKPAYRLALQTREQHIRREKATSNICTAQVLPAVVASMYAVYHGPQGLKRIAQRVASYTAILAQGLKQLGAPVREQASFDTLSLHTGAATKTIASRAVSMGANLRIYFEEYLCIALDETTTRADIELLWKIFAKDGQALPSFSAFENGVELLIPAALRRTSSYLTHPVFNTHHSETGMLRYIRALSDKDLALDRSMIPLGSCTMKLNATSEMIPITWPEFAGVHPFAPADQQQGYQELDEQLRAWLCQATGYAGISLQPNAGSQGEYAGLLAIKGYHESRGEGHRNICLIPSSAHGTNPASAQMVGMQVVVTKCDDNGNVDMADLQAKCEQHSAHLAAIMITYPSTHGVFETSVKELCALVHSHGGRVYVDGANMNALVGVAAPGEFGGDVSHLNLHKTFCIPHGGGGPGVGPVCVVADLVPFLPGLPGQSDQPQAPAAGKVGPVSAAPLGNAAVLPISWMYIRMMGADGLKAATETAILSANYISARLKDHYPTLYASEGKDGKPGHVAHECILDLRHLKDTSGVMAEDVAKRLIDYGFHAPTLSFPVPNTLMVEPTESETLSELDRFIDAMIAIREEIRQIEAGKLPQDNNPLKNAPHTAESLLSGDWTRPYTREAAAYPVAALRQAKYWSPVGRVDNVYGDRNLFCSCVPVEEMA, from the coding sequence ATGACCGCCGCCCTGCCCACATCCCTGCCGTTGTCCGAGCTTGAAAACGCCACCGAATTCCTGCCCCGCCACATCGGCATTGATGCGGCTGATGAAGCGCACATGCTCTCGGTGATTGGCGAGGCCTCGCGCCGCGCGCTGATCGACTCCATCGTGCCCCGCTCCATCGCCCGCAGCAGCGCCATGGACCTGCCCCCGGCCACGACCGAAGCCGCCGCGCTGGCCGAACTCAAGGCCATTGCGGGCAAGAACCAGCTGCTCAAGAGCTTTATCGGCCAGGGCTACTACGGCACCCACACGCCCGGCGTCATCCTGCGCAACATCCTGGAGAACCCCGCCTGGTACACCGCCTACACGCCCTACCAGGCTGAAATATCCCAAGGCCGCATGGAAGCCCTGGTCAACTTCCAGACCATGGTGTGCGACCTGACGGGCATGCCGATTGCCAACGCATCCATGCTCGACGAAGCCACCGCCGCTGCCGAGGCCATGACACTGGCCAAGCGCTCGGTCAAAAGCAAGAGCAACGTGTTTGTGGTGGCGGGTGACGCGCATCCGCAAACCATCGAAGTCATCCAGACCCGCGCTCTGCCACTGGGCATCGAGGTCAAGCTGGCCAACTCCGCCGAAGAATGGAACACCCTGCTGGCGGGCGACTACTTTGCCGTGCTGGCGCAATACCCGTCCACCAGCGGCCGCATTGATGACCTGCGTGCCGACGCGGAAACAGCCCACGCCAAGCAAGCCGCCTTCATCGTGGCGGCAGACCTGCTGGCCCTCACGCTCATCACCCCGCCCGGTGAACAGGGTGCAGACATTGTGGTCGGCACCACCCAGCGCTTTGGCATGCCCATGGGCGCGGGCGGCCCGCACGCCGCCTACATGGCCTGCCGCGACGAATTCAAGCGCAGCATGCCCGGGCGCCTGGTGGGCGTGAGCGTGGACGCGCACGGCAAGCCCGCCTACCGACTGGCCCTGCAAACGCGCGAACAGCACATCCGCCGCGAAAAGGCCACCTCCAACATCTGCACGGCCCAGGTGCTGCCCGCTGTGGTGGCCAGTATGTACGCCGTGTACCACGGCCCCCAGGGCCTCAAGCGCATTGCCCAGCGCGTGGCCAGCTACACCGCCATCCTGGCCCAAGGCCTGAAGCAACTCGGCGCCCCCGTGCGCGAACAAGCCAGTTTCGACACCCTGAGCCTGCACACCGGCGCCGCTACCAAAACCATAGCTTCCCGCGCCGTATCCATGGGCGCTAACCTGCGCATTTACTTTGAAGAGTACCTGTGCATTGCGCTCGATGAAACCACCACACGCGCCGACATCGAGCTGCTGTGGAAAATTTTCGCCAAAGACGGCCAAGCCCTGCCCAGCTTCAGCGCGTTTGAAAACGGCGTGGAGCTGCTGATCCCCGCCGCACTGCGCCGCACCAGCAGCTACCTCACGCACCCGGTCTTCAACACCCACCACTCTGAGACCGGCATGCTGCGCTACATCCGCGCGCTGTCAGACAAAGACCTGGCGCTGGACCGCAGCATGATCCCACTGGGCAGCTGCACCATGAAGCTCAACGCCACCAGCGAGATGATCCCCATCACCTGGCCCGAGTTTGCTGGCGTGCACCCCTTCGCCCCGGCAGACCAGCAGCAAGGCTACCAAGAGCTGGACGAGCAGCTGCGCGCCTGGCTGTGCCAGGCCACTGGCTACGCAGGCATCAGCCTGCAACCCAACGCAGGCAGCCAGGGCGAATACGCGGGCCTCTTGGCCATCAAGGGCTACCACGAGTCGCGTGGCGAAGGCCATCGCAACATCTGCCTCATCCCCAGCAGCGCCCACGGCACCAACCCCGCCAGCGCGCAGATGGTAGGCATGCAGGTGGTGGTGACCAAGTGCGACGACAACGGCAACGTGGACATGGCCGACCTGCAAGCCAAGTGCGAACAGCACAGCGCCCACTTGGCAGCCATCATGATCACCTACCCCAGCACGCACGGCGTGTTTGAGACCAGCGTGAAAGAGCTGTGTGCCCTGGTGCACAGCCACGGCGGCCGCGTGTATGTGGACGGAGCCAACATGAACGCCCTGGTGGGCGTGGCCGCCCCCGGCGAGTTTGGCGGCGACGTGAGCCACCTGAACCTGCACAAAACCTTCTGCATCCCCCACGGCGGCGGCGGCCCCGGCGTGGGCCCCGTGTGCGTGGTGGCAGACCTCGTGCCCTTCCTGCCCGGCCTGCCCGGTCAGAGCGACCAGCCGCAAGCGCCCGCCGCAGGCAAAGTGGGCCCCGTCAGCGCCGCGCCCCTTGGCAACGCCGCCGTGCTGCCCATCAGCTGGATGTACATCCGCATGATGGGCGCCGACGGCCTGAAAGCCGCCACCGAAACCGCCATCCTCAGCGCCAACTACATCAGCGCCCGCCTCAAAGACCACTACCCCACGCTGTACGCCAGCGAGGGCAAAGACGGCAAGCCCGGCCACGTCGCCCACGAGTGCATTCTGGACCTGCGCCACCTCAAGGACACCAGCGGCGTCATGGCCGAAGACGTGGCCAAGCGCCTCATCGACTACGGCTTCCATGCGCCCACACTGAGCTTTCCCGTGCCCAACACACTGATGGTGGAACCCACTGAGAGCGAAACCCTGTCAGAGCTGGACCGCTTCATCGACGCGATGATCGCCATCCGCGAAGAAATCCGCCAGATTGAAGCAGGCAAGCTGCCGCAGGACAACAACCCGTTGAAAAATGCGCCTCACACTGCAGAAAGCCTGCTGAGCGGCGACTGGACCCGCCCCTACACCCGCGAAGCCGCCGCCTACCCCGTGGCTGCGCTGCGCCAAGCCAAGTACTGGTCGCCCGTGGGGCGCGTGGATAACGTGTATGGGGATCGGAATCTGTTCTGTAGCTGTGTGCCGGTGGAAGAGATGGCTTAA
- the gcvH gene encoding glycine cleavage system protein GcvH — protein MTVKFSKEHEWINTADAAAAVVGITVHAQDALGDVVFVDLPEVGATFNQGDVAGVVESVKAAADVYMPVTGEIVEVNEALRADPSLANSDPLNTGWFFKVKLADASQLDGLMDETTYTAFAANA, from the coding sequence ATGACCGTCAAATTTTCCAAAGAACACGAGTGGATCAACACCGCTGACGCCGCTGCCGCTGTGGTGGGCATTACCGTGCACGCGCAGGACGCGCTGGGCGATGTGGTGTTTGTGGACCTGCCCGAAGTGGGCGCCACATTCAACCAAGGCGATGTGGCTGGCGTGGTCGAGTCGGTGAAGGCCGCTGCCGATGTGTACATGCCCGTCACCGGCGAGATCGTGGAAGTGAACGAAGCCCTGCGCGCCGACCCCTCGCTGGCCAACAGCGACCCGCTGAACACCGGCTGGTTCTTCAAGGTCAAGCTGGCCGACGCCAGCCAGCTCGACGGCCTGATGGACGAAACCACCTACACAGCCTTCGCTGCCAACGCGTGA
- the gcvT gene encoding glycine cleavage system aminomethyltransferase GcvT — MSAPSATPAAPLLSTPLNALHIELGARMVPFAGYSMPVQYPAGLMAEHVHTRTAAGLFDVSHMGQLKLIGADAAAAFETLMPVDVIDLPVGKQRYGLLLTDEGTIIDDLMFFNQGVVDGEPTLFVIVNGACKVGDIAHIQARIGQRCKVVPMPDHALLALQGPQAVTALARLAPGVEKLVFMTGGTFTIAGCGCFVTRSGYTGEDGFEISVPAAQADTLARALLAQPEVKPIGLGARNSLRLEAGLCLYGNDIDTTTTPPEAALNWAIQKVRRTGGARSGGFPGADKVLAQIDNPAPLPRKRVGLVALERVPVREHTELQSEGGQKIGEVTSGLLGPTVNEPVAMGYVLPAFAAIGTRVNAIVRGKAVPMEVRAMPFTPANYFRG; from the coding sequence ATGTCCGCACCTTCTGCCACGCCAGCCGCCCCCCTGCTCTCCACACCGCTGAACGCCCTGCACATTGAGCTGGGCGCCCGCATGGTGCCGTTTGCCGGCTATTCCATGCCCGTGCAGTACCCCGCTGGTTTGATGGCCGAGCACGTACACACCCGCACCGCTGCGGGCCTGTTTGACGTGTCGCACATGGGCCAGCTCAAGCTGATCGGTGCCGACGCCGCCGCCGCGTTCGAGACCCTGATGCCCGTGGACGTGATCGACCTGCCCGTGGGCAAGCAGCGCTACGGCCTGCTGCTGACCGACGAAGGCACCATCATTGATGACCTGATGTTCTTCAACCAAGGCGTGGTGGACGGCGAGCCAACGCTGTTCGTCATCGTCAACGGCGCCTGCAAGGTGGGCGACATTGCCCACATCCAGGCCCGCATTGGCCAGCGCTGCAAGGTGGTACCCATGCCCGACCACGCCTTGCTCGCGCTGCAAGGCCCGCAGGCCGTCACCGCCCTCGCCCGCCTGGCGCCCGGCGTTGAAAAGCTGGTGTTCATGACAGGCGGCACATTCACCATCGCAGGCTGCGGTTGCTTTGTGACCCGCAGCGGCTACACCGGCGAAGACGGTTTTGAAATCTCGGTGCCCGCAGCGCAGGCCGACACCCTGGCCCGCGCCCTGCTGGCCCAGCCCGAGGTCAAGCCCATTGGCCTGGGTGCGCGCAATTCGCTGCGGCTCGAAGCCGGTCTGTGCCTGTATGGCAATGACATCGACACCACCACCACGCCACCCGAGGCAGCGCTGAACTGGGCCATTCAGAAAGTGCGCCGTACCGGTGGTGCACGCTCTGGCGGCTTCCCTGGCGCAGACAAGGTGTTGGCGCAGATCGACAACCCCGCCCCCCTGCCCCGCAAACGTGTCGGGCTGGTCGCGCTGGAGCGTGTGCCCGTGCGCGAGCACACCGAGCTGCAAAGCGAAGGCGGCCAGAAGATTGGCGAAGTCACCAGCGGCCTTCTGGGCCCCACGGTGAACGAACCCGTGGCCATGGGCTACGTGCTGCCTGCGTTTGCCGCCATCGGCACGCGCGTGAACGCCATCGTGCGTGGTAAGGCCGTGCCCATGGAAGTGCGCGCCATGCCTTTCACGCCCGCCAACTACTTTCGCGGCTGA
- a CDS encoding TRAP transporter large permease has protein sequence MSVVMICTMVLCFALTVSVAVSIGLASILGIQVSNANMLISVKEMFASINKFPLAAIPFFILAGNLMETGGISRRLVEFAKSIVGGVQGGLPMTCVLTCMIFAAVSGSSVATTFAIGAILIPALIKHGYPTSYAAALQATSAELGVIIPPSIPMILYGVSAEVSIGELFIAGFGPGILISLALMAFVWAYCKYKGWGKNDGDGRLSFGKATLQAGWALLMPVIILGGIYGGVFTPTEASAVAVFYALIVGVVIYREIKIKDLFAILRKSAISSAVIMFIIANAGLFAFLITRAGVPDAIGRWLESVLQSPAMFLLGVNAALFVIGMFIETSAAIIVLAPILAPVAMHFGIDPVHFGLIMVVNLALGMITPPFGVNLFAACTVAKISLDRIVGHLLPFVGVILACLMVITYVPSISLALRDLVYAK, from the coding sequence ATGAGCGTCGTAATGATCTGCACCATGGTGCTGTGCTTTGCACTCACCGTCTCCGTGGCCGTGTCCATCGGGCTGGCGTCCATCCTGGGCATCCAGGTGTCCAACGCCAACATGCTGATTTCGGTGAAGGAAATGTTCGCCTCGATCAACAAGTTCCCGCTGGCGGCCATTCCGTTCTTCATCCTGGCAGGCAACCTGATGGAAACCGGTGGTATCTCACGCCGGCTGGTCGAGTTTGCCAAGAGCATTGTGGGCGGTGTGCAGGGTGGCCTGCCCATGACCTGCGTGCTCACCTGCATGATTTTTGCCGCCGTGTCGGGCTCGTCGGTGGCCACCACGTTTGCGATCGGCGCCATCCTGATTCCGGCGCTCATCAAGCACGGCTACCCCACCAGCTACGCGGCGGCGTTACAGGCCACCAGTGCCGAGTTGGGCGTCATCATTCCGCCCTCCATCCCCATGATCCTGTACGGCGTGAGCGCCGAGGTCTCGATTGGCGAGCTGTTCATTGCAGGCTTTGGCCCCGGCATCCTCATCAGCCTGGCGCTGATGGCGTTTGTGTGGGCGTACTGCAAATACAAGGGCTGGGGCAAGAACGATGGCGATGGCCGCCTGTCCTTTGGCAAGGCCACGTTGCAAGCGGGCTGGGCGCTGCTCATGCCCGTCATCATCCTGGGCGGCATCTACGGCGGCGTGTTCACCCCCACCGAGGCCTCGGCCGTAGCCGTGTTCTACGCATTGATTGTGGGCGTGGTGATCTACCGCGAGATCAAGATCAAGGACCTCTTCGCCATTTTGCGCAAGTCGGCCATCTCGTCGGCCGTGATCATGTTCATCATCGCCAATGCCGGTCTGTTTGCCTTCCTCATCACCCGCGCGGGTGTGCCTGATGCGATTGGCCGCTGGTTGGAATCGGTGCTGCAATCGCCTGCCATGTTCTTGCTGGGCGTGAATGCGGCGCTGTTCGTGATCGGCATGTTCATCGAAACCAGCGCCGCCATCATCGTGCTGGCGCCCATCCTTGCGCCGGTGGCCATGCACTTTGGCATCGACCCGGTGCACTTCGGCCTGATCATGGTGGTGAACCTGGCTTTGGGCATGATCACGCCCCCGTTTGGTGTGAACCTGTTTGCCGCCTGCACGGTGGCCAAGATCTCGCTGGACCGCATCGTGGGACATCTGCTGCCGTTTGTAGGCGTGATCCTGGCGTGCCTCATGGTCATCACCTACGTGCCTTCGATTTCGCTGGCACTGCGCGATCTGGTCTACGCAAAGTAG
- a CDS encoding TRAP transporter small permease: MKNAFLTFERWTTSTAMLGACAMLALASALGMFQILMRFVLEQPAEWTEVLIRFSLIWMVFLAIPAAFRQGAMVSVDVLYRWSPPRMKRVLDWVVTLAALALILIIVWFGWDYARRGGVQSMAGLESVSMFWAYLAMPVGGLFCIVGIIGNLIDPLRMELETAQ; the protein is encoded by the coding sequence ATGAAAAACGCTTTTTTAACCTTTGAACGGTGGACCACATCCACCGCCATGCTCGGGGCCTGCGCCATGCTGGCCCTGGCCTCTGCCCTGGGCATGTTCCAGATCCTGATGCGCTTTGTGCTGGAGCAGCCTGCCGAGTGGACTGAAGTGCTCATCCGCTTCAGCCTGATCTGGATGGTGTTCCTCGCCATCCCGGCGGCCTTTCGCCAAGGCGCCATGGTCAGCGTGGACGTGCTGTACCGCTGGAGCCCCCCGCGCATGAAGCGTGTGCTGGACTGGGTGGTGACGCTCGCGGCGCTGGCGCTCATCCTCATCATCGTGTGGTTTGGCTGGGACTACGCGCGCCGCGGCGGTGTGCAAAGCATGGCCGGGCTGGAGTCTGTGTCCATGTTCTGGGCCTACCTGGCCATGCCAGTCGGCGGCTTGTTTTGCATCGTCGGCATCATCGGTAATCTGATCGACCCACTGCGCATGGAACTGGAGACTGCCCAATGA
- a CDS encoding TRAP transporter substrate-binding protein, with protein sequence MQLTKLVVGLSLALGFVATAAAQTTMRISISTAQNSHQGVAIDTFAKEVEKRTAGRYKVQTFYNGALGGERESIEAVQLGTQELAFSSSGPVPNFVPETKILDVPFLFRDKAHARAVLDGPIGQDLLAKFDAKGFKALAWAENGFRHMTNSKRDVKEPGDLKGLKMRTMENPVHIAAYKGFGIITTPMAFPEVFTALQQGTVDGQENPLSVIISAKFDQVQKHLSLTGHVYSPAIFVMNKASFDKLSAADKQAFLDAAKEGAKANRARVDEDDAKGVADLRAKGMTVIDNVDKAKFVAALAPVNAEFEKQFGKAALDKIRDVK encoded by the coding sequence ATGCAATTGACCAAACTCGTCGTTGGACTGAGCCTTGCGCTCGGCTTTGTGGCCACTGCCGCAGCGCAGACCACCATGCGCATCAGCATCTCTACGGCCCAGAACTCGCACCAGGGCGTGGCCATCGACACGTTTGCCAAAGAAGTGGAAAAGCGCACAGCCGGTCGCTACAAGGTGCAGACCTTCTACAACGGCGCACTGGGCGGTGAGCGTGAGTCGATTGAAGCCGTACAACTGGGCACGCAAGAGCTGGCATTCAGCTCCAGCGGCCCGGTGCCCAACTTTGTGCCAGAGACCAAGATCCTCGATGTGCCCTTCCTGTTCCGCGACAAGGCCCATGCCCGCGCGGTGCTCGATGGCCCCATCGGCCAAGACCTGCTGGCCAAGTTCGATGCCAAGGGCTTCAAGGCACTGGCCTGGGCCGAAAACGGCTTTCGCCACATGACCAACAGCAAGCGCGATGTGAAAGAGCCCGGCGACCTCAAGGGCCTGAAGATGCGCACGATGGAAAACCCGGTGCACATTGCCGCGTACAAGGGGTTTGGCATCATCACCACGCCCATGGCCTTCCCTGAGGTGTTCACAGCCCTGCAACAGGGCACCGTGGACGGGCAGGAAAACCCGCTGTCGGTCATCATCTCGGCCAAGTTCGACCAAGTGCAAAAGCACCTGTCCCTGACCGGCCACGTTTACTCGCCCGCCATCTTCGTGATGAACAAGGCGTCGTTCGACAAACTGTCGGCGGCTGACAAGCAAGCCTTCCTTGACGCAGCCAAGGAAGGTGCCAAGGCCAACCGCGCCCGCGTGGATGAAGACGATGCCAAGGGCGTGGCCGACCTGCGCGCCAAGGGCATGACGGTGATCGACAACGTTGACAAAGCCAAGTTTGTCGCAGCCCTGGCACCAGTGAACGCCGAGTTTGAAAAGCAGTTTGGCAAAGCCGCGCTCGACAAGATTCGCGACGTCAAGTGA
- a CDS encoding Lrp/AsnC family transcriptional regulator, which yields MDKIDRKILAVLQADARASLQEIGQAVGLSPSPCWGRIKKMEEAGVIQGYTVRINPQALDLADTVLVQVTLDSHSDNTLEKFGETLASIPEVIEAHLVSGDYDYLLRVVVKDTRDYERLLREKLYKIKGIRHSRSSFVLRTLKKADLPL from the coding sequence ATGGACAAGATTGACCGGAAAATTCTCGCGGTGCTGCAGGCTGATGCCCGCGCCAGCTTGCAAGAGATTGGGCAGGCTGTGGGGCTGAGCCCTTCGCCCTGTTGGGGGCGCATCAAAAAGATGGAAGAGGCGGGTGTGATCCAGGGCTACACGGTGCGCATCAACCCGCAGGCGCTAGACCTGGCCGACACGGTGCTGGTGCAGGTCACGCTCGACAGCCATTCCGACAACACGCTGGAGAAGTTTGGCGAAACGCTGGCGAGTATTCCGGAGGTGATCGAAGCGCACCTGGTATCGGGCGACTACGACTACCTGCTGCGCGTAGTGGTCAAAGACACGCGGGACTATGAGCGCCTGCTGCGCGAGAAGCTCTACAAGATCAAAGGCATCCGCCACAGCCGTTCGAGCTTTGTGTTGCGCACGCTAAAGAAGGCTGATTTACCGCTGTAG
- a CDS encoding electron transfer flavoprotein-ubiquinone oxidoreductase, producing the protein MTNEEILTQYGPRESMEYDVVVVGGGPGGLSTAIRLKQLAAEKGQDVSVVVLEKGSEPGAHILSGAIMDPKALTELIPDWKAKGAPLNQPVTDDAYIFLSKKSGFRVPNPLLPPFAHNHGNYIVSLGAVTKWLAEQAEALGVEIFPGFTAAEVLYNDDGSVRGVATGNLGIGKEGEPTDNFQLGMELLGKYTVFAEGARGHLGKQLIARFHLDEGRDPQSFGIGIKELWEIDPKRHQPGFVMHTAGWPMENDTYGGAFLYHLEGNKVAVGFVTGLGYTNPYLSPFEEFQRWKTHPNVRYYFENEKGEVTAKRLSYGARAINASGINALPKTVFPGGALVGCNAGYLNVGRIKGSHAAIKTGMLAAEAAYEAIVAGRQHDELSAYPKAFEASWLHTELNKDRNFKNWFKYGLTTATLMNGFEQFVLRGHIPWTLHRDKPDHAYLKPAAECKPIDYPKPDGKLTFDRLSSVFISNTNHEENQPAHLTLKDASVPVNINLAKYAGPEARYCPAGVYEFVPDTAKGGDAQRLQINAQNCVHCKTCDIKDPTQNIVWVTPEGGGGPNYAGM; encoded by the coding sequence ATGACGAACGAAGAAATATTGACCCAGTACGGTCCCCGCGAATCCATGGAGTACGACGTGGTCGTTGTGGGCGGCGGCCCAGGCGGCCTGTCCACCGCCATCCGGCTCAAGCAACTGGCCGCTGAAAAGGGCCAAGACGTCTCGGTGGTAGTGCTGGAAAAAGGCTCTGAGCCTGGCGCGCACATTCTCTCGGGCGCCATCATGGACCCCAAAGCCCTGACCGAGCTGATCCCCGACTGGAAGGCCAAGGGCGCACCGCTGAACCAGCCCGTCACCGATGACGCCTACATCTTCCTGAGCAAAAAATCGGGCTTTCGGGTGCCCAACCCGCTGCTGCCCCCCTTTGCGCACAACCACGGCAACTACATCGTGAGCCTGGGCGCCGTCACCAAGTGGCTGGCCGAGCAGGCCGAGGCCCTGGGTGTGGAAATCTTCCCTGGCTTCACAGCGGCAGAGGTGCTGTACAACGACGATGGCTCCGTGCGCGGCGTGGCCACGGGCAACCTGGGCATTGGCAAAGAAGGCGAGCCCACCGACAACTTCCAGCTGGGCATGGAACTGCTGGGCAAGTACACCGTGTTTGCCGAAGGCGCACGCGGCCACCTGGGTAAGCAGTTGATTGCGCGCTTCCACCTCGACGAAGGTCGCGACCCACAAAGCTTTGGCATCGGCATCAAGGAACTGTGGGAGATCGACCCCAAGCGCCACCAGCCCGGCTTTGTGATGCACACCGCTGGCTGGCCCATGGAAAACGACACCTACGGCGGCGCGTTCCTCTACCACCTGGAAGGCAACAAGGTCGCTGTTGGCTTTGTGACCGGCTTGGGCTACACCAACCCCTACCTCAGCCCGTTTGAAGAGTTCCAGCGCTGGAAGACGCACCCCAACGTCCGCTACTACTTCGAGAATGAAAAGGGCGAAGTCACCGCCAAGCGCCTGTCATACGGCGCACGCGCCATCAACGCCAGCGGCATCAACGCGCTGCCCAAGACGGTGTTCCCTGGCGGTGCGCTGGTGGGCTGCAACGCGGGCTACCTGAACGTGGGCCGCATCAAGGGCAGCCATGCCGCTATCAAGACCGGCATGCTGGCCGCAGAAGCGGCTTACGAAGCCATCGTGGCGGGCCGCCAGCACGACGAGCTGAGCGCCTACCCCAAGGCGTTTGAGGCCAGCTGGCTGCACACCGAGCTGAACAAGGACCGCAACTTCAAGAACTGGTTCAAGTACGGCCTGACCACGGCCACACTGATGAACGGGTTCGAGCAGTTCGTGCTGCGCGGCCACATCCCCTGGACGCTGCACCGCGACAAGCCCGACCACGCGTACCTGAAGCCTGCCGCTGAGTGCAAGCCCATCGACTACCCCAAGCCCGATGGCAAGCTGACGTTTGACCGCCTCTCCAGCGTGTTCATCAGCAACACCAACCACGAAGAGAACCAGCCCGCGCACTTGACGCTCAAAGACGCCAGCGTGCCCGTCAACATCAACCTGGCGAAATACGCAGGCCCCGAGGCGCGCTATTGCCCCGCAGGCGTGTACGAATTTGTGCCCGACACCGCCAAGGGCGGCGATGCCCAGCGCCTGCAGATCAACGCGCAAAACTGCGTGCATTGCAAAACCTGCGACATCAAGGACCCCACGCAGAACATCGTGTGGGTCACCCCCGAAGGCGGTGGCGGCCCCAACTACGCGGGCATGTAA